Below is a genomic region from Burkholderia pseudomultivorans.
TCGAGGAACGCGGCATTGCGAAACAGGATGCCGTGTCGCGCGCCGACCGCGATGCCGGCGATCGCCGTAGACGGTGCGGCGAGCACCAGCGCACACGGGCATGCGGCCACGATGACTGCGAGCATCGCCGACGCGTTCGCGGACGTGAACCAGACGATCGCCGCGATCAGCAGCACCAGCGCGAGATAGGCGCCCATGTGCCGCTCGAGCACCTGCGTGACGGGCGGTTTCGCCTGTTCCGCGTGCTGCATCAGCGCGATGATCTTGCCGAGCGTCGAATCCTCGCCGGTATGCGTGACCTCGATGCGCAGCACGCCGTCGAGGTTCAGCGCACCGCCGTAGACGGCACTGCCTTCGTCGACGTCGAGCGGCACGGACTCGCCGGTGATCGGGCCGTTGTCGACGCTCGACGCGCCGGCATACACGATGCCGTCGACCGGAATGCGCGCACCGGCCACCACTTCGATCCGGTCGCCGGCGCGGAGCGCGTCGTAAGCGACTTCGGCAATGCTGCCGTCCGTGCCGATGCGGCGTACGCGGCCGGCCGTCAGCCGGCCGAGCGCACGGATCGCTTCCTGCGAACCGAGCACGCTGCGCTCTTCGAGCGCGTGTCCGAACGTCATCACGATCGGCAGCAGCGCGGCCGTGGTCATGTCGCCGATCGCCCACGCGGCCAGCATAGCGAGTGCGATCAGGCGGTCGGTCACGCCATGCAGGCTCGGGGCGCGCAGGCTGCGCCACGCGCTCGCAAAGACGGGCCCCGCGACGATCAGCGACGCGAGTGCGGCGAGCATTTGCGCGAGCGTTTCGCCGCCCGCCGACAACGTGCGCCATGCGAAGGACAGCACGAGCAGGCCGCCGGCGAGCAGCGCGAGCGCGATCTGCCGCGTGATCGTGCGCCGCTCGTCGGTGGACAGCGCGTAGACCGCCGGGGCAGGCGCCGTCGCGCCGGCGGGAGCGGTCGTGGCGGCCGGCCTCGCGGATGTTTCGGCGAGCGGATTCAATGGGCGCTCCCGGGCAGGATCAGGTTCGAGGTATCGCGCGGATCGATCGTCGTCACGCGTCCGGTCTTCGACAGGATGCGTTGCATGCGGTCGCGATAGAGCCGTGCCAGCAGGCCCGGATCGGCATTCTCGCGCAGCGTCGCTTCGAGCTGGCGGATTTCGAGCGTGCTGGTCTGCGCCGTCGCGACGCGTTCTGCCGCGCGTGCTCGCGCATCCTGGACGATCCGGTCGGCATCCTGCTGGGCATCCTGCCGCCGCTGTTCGGCCGCGGTGCGCGCCTCGGCGATGGTCCGCTCGGCGAGCTGCAGCGACGTCAGCACCGAGTTGAACGCATCGGCCGCCGCGCCGGGAAACGCGGGCTGCACGTCGACGCGCGCGACTTCGATGCCAAGCCCCGCGTGCGCCGCGTCGAGCGCGCGCAGATGCCGCGCGATCGCGTCGGCGAGATCGCCGCGCAGCCGTTCGCGACGCGCGGCCATCTGCCGGTCGGCGGCCAGCTGTTCGGGGCGTGCGACCAGGATCGCGTCGAGATCGCGGGTCGCCGCGACCTCGACGGCCGATGCGGACACGATTCGCTCGAGCGCTGCGTCGAGGCGATCGTGCTGCAGCACATACGCGTACGGGTCGCTGACGCGGTAGTAGAGCACCGCGCTCAACGCAACGGCGCCGCCATCGCCGGTCAGTACGTAGCCGGAGCCGGCGAGCGCGTCGGGCAGCCGCGCGATGCTCGACGCGGACGGCACGAGCGCCCGCGGGTCGCGGTCGAGCGAGCGGATTTTCTGCTCGAGCACGCGCGCTGCGCCCGGCACGAGCCGCACCGACTCGAACGGCTGCGGCCACGCGATCACGAGCCCGGCGTCCTGCGTGCGCACGAAGGCGCCGAAGCGCATCACGACCGCGCGGCTGTCTGCCGGGATGCGCCGGATGTTCGAGCCGGCCCACGCGCAGGCGGCGAGCACCGCGAGCGCCGCGACGAACCAGAACGACAGGCGTACGGCCTGGGCGCCGGGTCCGAGCGGCGGTGCAGAAGGGGCGCTCATCGTGCGGCCTTGTGCGCCCCGGAGGCCGGCGCGGCCGGTCCCGACGCGTCGGCCGGGCCCTGCACGAGCACGCGGAACGGCGCGGCATCGGTGCGCAGGATCAGGTTCGTATTGCTGCCGACCACCGCGTTCAGCGTGTCGAGCGAACGCAGCATCGTGTACAGATGCGGGTTGGCCGCATAACTCTTGCCATAGATGTCGGCCGCATCCTTGCGCGATTGCGCCTCGATGTCGGCTGCTTTCACGTTTGCATCGGCAAGCGCGATGCGGGCGTCGCGCTCGGCGTCGGAGCGGATCTGCGCAGCCTCGCGATTGCCGTCCGCGGTGCGTTGCGCGGCCACGGTCTCGCGCTCCGCGCTCATCCGGTCGACGGTCGCGGCGAGCGTGACGGCCGGCAGCGTGAGCCGCTCGAGCCCGACCTGCGCAACGCGCACGCCGTAGGCCGCATAGAGCTGCGCGTCGATCTGCCGGCGCAGCGTGTCTTCGAATTCGCCGATCTTCACTTGCGCGGGATCGGTGTTCACGAGCGACGCGAGATCGTATCCGGCGGACGTCGTCTGCAGCGCGGAGCCGACCAGCGAGCGAATCTGCCGCGCCGCTTCGTCGGGTTCGTTGCCGACTGCGCGCATGAAGCGCCCGATGTCGCGCGCATCGGCCGGCACGCGCCATGCGACATAGGCCTCGACGATGATGCGCAGTCCGTCGCGGGTGCCGACGTCCTGCAGGCCGCTCGACGTCGTATGCAGGCGCAGGTCGACCGGCGTGACCGCATCGATCGGCGCGGGCAGGCGCCACGCCAGCCCCGGTTCGAGCAGCACGCGCACGGGGCGCCCGAAGCGCGTGATCACCGATGCTTCGCCGGCGCGCACCTGCACGAAGCTCGCGACCGCGAGCGCGACGAGCACGCATAGCAGGGCGACGGCGATGCGCAGGCGGAGCGCGCCGGGCGGGGGCGATGCACCGTGCGGCGCGTGATGGTGGCGGCCATGGCCGTGATGCGCATGATCATGCGCGTGCGAATGAAACAGACTCACGATGTCACCCCGGATGCGGCGCCGCGCGCGTGCGGTGCGGCGGCGCGGCCTGCCGCCGAGTCTTGCCGCCCGCGCGCAATTTGCCGCGACATGTCAATGGATGCGGGCCAGATCGCCGGCCGGCGTGTTGCGAAGGTCGACGGTCGCCCGCGTGCCGTCGGCGAGGCGATCGTCGATGATCGTCATGTGTGCATTGCGCAGGCCGCGCTGCAATCTGTCGACGTAATACTCGAACGGAAACGCGGGACCGCCGAGCCGGTATGCGATCAGGTCGGCGTCGAAATCGATGCGCTGCACGCGTGCCGACGACAGCGTGTCGCCCGCCTGCGCTTCGGCCTGCGCGATCCGTGTGAGCGCTTGCTGCTGCGCGTTGCCGAGCAGGCCGGCCGCGAATCCGCGCGCCTGCGCGACGCTGCCCTGAGCGCGGATCTGCGCCGCCTGCACGTCGTGGAAGGCGGCTGCCGCGCCTGTCGGCGGGTGCACGCTCTCGATCACGACCGCGATCACGTCGACACCGCTCTGCAGCCGATCGAGCTGTTGCTGGATCGCGCGTTTCAACTGCTCGGCCATCGCGGCCTGATTCGTCTCGAGCAGCGATTCGAGCGTATGCGACGCGAGGTAGTGCACCAGTTCGCGGCTGGCGTTCACGCGCACCGTGCTTTCGGGGTCGCTCGTGCGATAGAGCGCCGCACGGGCGTCGGCATCGGTCGGACCGAGGCGGTAGTCGACGCGCACGTCGGCGTTGACGATCTGGAAGTTCTGACGATCGCCGTTCGCGCCGGCGATCACCTGCGTGGTTTCCCACGGATGCGGCGCGTCCCACAGGCGGTTCAGGCGTTCGGGCGTCGGACCGTCGGCGGGCACGACGGGCGTATCGGCGCCGCCGTCGCTCGCGCTGCCCGCGATCGCGACCTGGTGCACGGCGCCGTTGTCGACGATGCGCGCGCGGCCGAACGGCCAGGGCAGGCCGACATGCAGGCCGGGCTGCCAGACCGCGACGGGCGCGCCGAAGCGTTCATAGACCGCGCGTTGTTGCGGATTCAGCACGACGACGGCAGTGAGCAGCCACGCGCACGCGGCGGTCGCGCCAAGCGCGCCGGGCAGCAGCCTGACGAAGCTGCGCCAGCCCCAGCTTTGCCGCAGGTCGATGCCGTAGCGATGACGCAGTTCGGCGCCGAGCGACGCGAACGGCGACGGACGCCGGCTCAGCAGGCCGGCGATTGCGCTGGTCGGCACGACTGCGTCGCGCGGCACCGCAAACCACGAGAGCGCGCCGCGGATGGCCAGTTCGGCGGCGACGGCGGCGTTGAGCAGTGCAACGCCGTGCACGAGCCAGTCCGCGGCGCGGTGCCGGAACGCGAACCATGCCGCGGCCAGCGCACCCGCGAGCGCGGTGACGAGCGCCACGCGCAGCAGCTGCATGAGCGACGCGGAAACCGGCGAAGCGTGGGCCGCCGCTGCATGATGGCGTTCGGCGACGAGCGTGAGAAAGGCGAGGACGATGCAGGCCGCGCCGGCCGCGAGCGTCGGTTCAGGGGCGGCCATGGCACGGATCAGCATGGCAGGCGACGGCGACTGCCAGGCGAGCGCGGCAATCGCGACGGAGAGCGCGGCGCTCGCCGTGACGGCCCACGGCCGCCAGTCGATCGCGGCGGCGATCGCGGGCCACGGATTGTCGTGACGTTCGGACGCCGGTTTGCGGCGGAACGCGTCGCGAAGTCCGTCGACGAGCAGACTGGCGAGACTGGCGGCGAACCCCTCCGGCGGACGGCGGCGCGGGCGAGCGGCGAGCAGCACGCCGATCGCGACGACGAGCACGTTGCACCACGCGCTTGCGAGCGGCGCGCACCAGCGCAGGTCGACCGGCAGGATGTCGACCGCACTCAGCGTGCCGAGCGCGGCGACCAGCAATGCGGCGGCCCATGCGACGGGCACGAGGGCGTCGCCGCGGCCGGCCGGGCTGTCGGGGGTGTTGTCGCTGCCTTCCGCCTGTTGCCCCATCGGGGTTCCTTACGTACGCATTACGGGGATGCGCAGGTGCCCGCGCGAAATTCTGCGAGCGGCAATGTAGCGCGGCGGGCGGTGAAACTCAAGGTGCGCAGGCGAGGGCCGGACCGACCGGTCGGAGGGCGACCCTCGAACAGGCGAGCACGTCACCCGCGTCGCGGCGGGTGTGGTCGAAACGGGGGGACGATCCGCCTGCGCAGCACGATGAAACACCCCGAAGCCGAAGGAGAGCGGAAGACTCAGAGATTCGTGAAAGTGATCCCGCCGTCGACGGCCAGCCATTGCGCGGTGACGAAGCCGGCATCGTCCGATGCCAGATACGCGATCGCGCTGGCGATGTCGTCGACGTTGCCGAGGCGGCCCAGCGGCGTCGTGGCCACGCGCCTCGCGTCGCGCTCTTCGTTGCGGTTGCGGACCGTGCCTTCGGTCGGCACCGCGGAAGGGCAAACCGCGTTGACGCGAATCTTGCGGGCGCCGAGCTCGGCCGCTGCGGCACGCGTGATGCCCAGGATTCCTGACTTGATGCCCGAATACACGATCGAGTGGGCGGCCGAGCGCAGCGCAGCCGTCGATGCCACGTTGACGATGGCGCCGCCTTCGCCCATCACCGCTGCAGCGGCCTGGATACCCCAGACCACGGCCTTGAAGCCGATGTCGAGCATTCGATCCATGGTTTCCGGCGCGATGTCCGCAACCGACTGGTAGCGCACCCAGGCCGCATTGTTGACCAGGATGTCGAAGCGACCGCCTCGGGCGTGGACTGCGTTCACGGCCTCGGTGATGCCTTCGCGGGTGCTGACGTTCTTCACGATCGGGAACGCGCGGCCGCCGGCGGCGATCACGGCGGCGACCGTGTCCTCGACCAGTTCCTCCTTCAGATCGTTGACGCCGACGACAGCGCCACGTGCCGCGAGTCGAAGCGCGGCAGCCTTGCCGATACCCGCGCCGGCGCCCGTCACGAGCGCATGGCGTCCGGCCAGATCCTGTTGCATTTCACTCTCCGTCGATGACTTGTTGAGAACGGCTTCATAGTGGCGGTCGAGCACGCTCGATGGCCTCGCGGACTTTGCCGAGGCCATTGCCGGCGTGCCGGAACGCAAGCGCCTGGAAGCGGTATCGTCGAGAGCGCTGCCTAGCGACCCTTGAATACCGGTTCACGCTTTTCCAGAAACGCCATACGCGCTTCCCTGGCGTCTTCCGTCCTGGACAGCATCATCGTGATGTCCTGCTCGTGACGGTAAGCTTCGCGCTGCGGCATTTGATCGGTGAAGTTCGCGGCCTTCTTCGCCTGAATCAGCGCGATGGGCGATTTCCCGGCGATGCGGCGGGCAAGTTCCATGACGTGCGGCATCAGCGCGTCGGCGGGCAGCACGTCTTCCAGTACGTTGCGACGGAGTAGGTCCCGGGCCGTCAGTTTGTCGCCGGTAAAGAACATGCGACGGACGGTCGAACGACCGAACAGCGTGCGCAGCATCGACGCACCACCGGCCAGGCCGACGTTGATTTCGGGCATCGCGAAGACGGCGTTCTCGCTCGCGTACATGATGTCGCAAGCGGCCATCAAACCGAGGCCGGCGCCGAGGGCCGCGCCGTTGACCGCCGCGATCACGGGCTTCGCGCATTCCTTGATGGCGTTGCCAGTTTCGCGGGTCCAGCGGTTGTGGTCGAGGAAGTCGCCGGGGACGTCGGGGTCGGGGCGGTCACGCAGGTCCGCACCCGAACAAAAGGTATTGCCGGCACCGGTGAGCACCGCACAGCGAATGTCGTCGCGCGCGCTGATTTCGTCGAATACGGCAATCAGGCGGCGACGCATGGCTCGCGACAGCGCGTTCTTGACCTCGGGGCGATTCAGCGTGACGACGGCCACGCCGTCCGTGACTTCCAGGGTGACCGAGTCGGTGTCTATGCCGAGTGCTTCGCTCATGGTCGTATCGTCTCCTGAAGGGATTTTTTGAATCGGGCTGTCAGGAATTGTACGGCCCCGAGGTCGGGCGATTTTCAATCAAAAACGCGTTCTGATTTGCCTGAAATAGCGGCTAGTCGGTGCGACGACGCGGCGTTATCATGCATCGCGGCAGACGACACCGCTTCGCTTCACGGCGACTCGTACGCGGAGAAGCGGAGTTCCGGACCGGACACGCGGGAGGCCACGAAATCCAGGAACAGGCGGATCTTGGTCGGGATGGCCGGTGAATCGATAATCGTCGCGTACATCCCGTCTTCAAAGCTGGAGTTGGTGACCTGATACTCGGGGAGCAGGCGGACGAGTTTTCCGCTGATCAGATCCTTGTGGACGGTGTAGTCGTCGAGCAGCACGATACCTTCCCCCATGCGCGCGAATTCGAGCAGGGCAATACCGTTGTTGGTGACATGACGGGGCTGAAAATGAACCTCGGTTTCCGCGCCGTCTTTCCGGAATCGCCAGGAATAACCGGATCCCGGCATGGAATAGGCGATGCATTGATGGTTCTTCAGTTCTTCCGGCGCCGTGACGGAACTGCGGCCGATGAAGTAACCGGGGGAGACCACCAGGTGGCGTTCGCTTCGGAACAGAATTCTCCGCTTGATGCCGGATTCGATCGGCGGGGCAATCCGAAAGTCGATATCGATCTGGTCCTTGTTCAGATCCGACGGCGCTTCGCTCAGCGTCAATTCAATCTGAATGCTCGGGTACAGCTTGGAGAATTCGGTGATCAGGGTCGGCAATACACCGAGGCCGAACATGACGCGTGAATGCACGCGCAGCGTGCCCGACGGGGCCGAGGTGATGGACGAGATGCTCCGGTGCGCGTCGTCGATGCTGCGCAGAATGCCTTCGACGTGCTTTGCGTACTCGATGCCCGCTTCGGTCAGCGTGACGCAGCGGGTCGTGCGGGTGAACAGCTTGACCTTCAGGTCGTTCTCGAGATCCAGGACCATTCTCGAAACGGAGGCCGGCGCGATGCCGAATTGGCGGGCAGTTTCCGAAAAGCTCTTGTTTCTGGAAATGGAAAGAAAGAATTCCATTGCGCGAAGTCTGTCCACGAAGTCTCCACCTTCCCCGCTGACAATGAACGGGGCTATTGTAGGTACGGGGTTACCCCAATCGGAAAAACACAAAGCCGCTACACACAGGCAGCGGCCTTGCCGAGTCGCATTCGGAGTCGCTGGTCCGTCAGTGGACGGCCTCACCTGCGGGCAAGCCTGCGTAGCCACGCCGCAGTGAAGGAATGCGAAAGCCGATGCAGAAGATCGAGACCGATGCGATCACTGCCGGGAGCGCGATCCATGCCACGATGGTCGTCAACGGCCAGCCCAGGCCGATCATAACAGGGCCCAGGAACGTGCCGGCAATGCCCCCGAAGCGGCCCATGCCGAGCACCCAGGCTGCGCCGGTGGCGCGGCTGCTGGTCGGGTACATTTGCGTCGCGAGCGTCGACATCGACGAGCAAGCGCCGTTGTTGGTCATCGCCGCCAAGATCAGCAGCGTGAGCAAGGTATCGCCGCGCGCACCGCTGATCGACACCAGCAGCGCCATCGACATGGAGATCGCGAAGTACGCGGAGATCACGCGGACCGGGCCGAACTTGTCCATCAGAATGCCGCCCAGCAGGATGGCGATACCCGAGCACCAGTTGAACCACATCATCGTGTCGGCGGTCTGGCCGAGCGTGCGGCCGTCTCCCTGGAGTATGGTCGGAAGCCACATGCTCAGCACGTACAGCGTGATCGTCGAGCAGATATAGGCGACCCACAGCAGCAGCGTCGGGCCGCGCAGCTTGTCGGAGAACAGTTCGGATACCGGAAACCGGCGCTTTTCGGCTGCAGCCGACACCTCGGCGACGAAGGTCGTGTCCGTGAAATCGGCGGTTGGATCGATGCGCTTCAATGCCTTCGCGATCTTGTCCTGTCCTTTGCCCGCCGCCGCCAGGTATCGAACCGATTCCGGCAGAAAGAACGCGAGCAGCACGGCAACGATGACCGGTGCGATGCCGCCGATGATCAGATAGCCTTCCCAACCATGTGCCGGGATGACCGACTTGGCCAGCGGGCCGGTAATGCCGCCGCCCACGGCGAAGCCGAAGAGCATGAAGTTCACGGCACGCGAGCGCATGCGCGAGGGCAGGAACTCGTTCATGAGCGTCGCGCACAGCGGGATGGCGGCGCCGAGGCCGACGCCGGTCAGCAGACGCGACCACATCAGTTCGGTCACGTTGGTCGAGCATCCTGCAGCGATCGAGAACACGCCGAAAAAGGCGACCGACGTCACGAGCACGACGCGACGGCCGATGCGGTCGGCGAGCGGCGCACCGAAAATTGCGCCAATGCCGATACCGACCAGCGCGGCGCTGAGCACCGGCGCCAGATCGGTCTTGGTCACACCCCATTGCTTGATCAGCGCGGGCGCGATCAGGCCCATCGCCGAGGTATCGAGACCATCGAGGACGATGGTCAGGAACATCAGCGAAAAGAGAATTGCGTGGAAAGGCTTGAGTGGTCGTTGATCGATGAACGACTTGACGTCAATGGTCTGCATGTTTTGTCTCCTTTTATGTTTTGAACGGGATTCGAGCAGGGCGGGGCGGCCATTCGTCCCGGGCCACGCCGCCCTGCCGTCCTGTTCGGTTTTCTACATCACACGCTACATCACACCGGACTCCCGATACGCTTCAGAGATAGGCAATGGCGGAGCCGCCATCCACGCGTACGCATTCGCCGTTCACGAACGCACTTTCGTTCGAAGCCAGGAAGCACACGGCATTCGCGATGTCGTCGGGGCGGCCGAGGCGAGGCATCGGCGTTTTCGCCTGACGGATCTTGCGCGTCTCCTCGGACACGTTCTTGACCACGCCTTCGGTCTCCGTATAGCCCGGGGCGACCGCGTTCACGCGAATGCCGCGCGGCCCGAGCTCCGCCGCGGCCGCGCGCATCAGGCCGAGCACGCCGGCCTTCACGCCGCAGTAGACGAGTGCCTTGGGCAGACCGATGAAGCCCGACGACGACGCGATATTGACGACCGAGCCGCCGTCCTTCATGTATTGCGCCGCAGCCTGAATGCCCCACACGACCGAATTGAAACCCGTGCCCGTCATCATCGACACGTCCTTCTCGGTGATTTCCAGAACCGGCGCATAGCGCACCCACATCGCGTTGCTCACGATGATGTCGAGACGGCCGGCAACTTCGGCGAGGCCGGCGGCAGCGTTGAAAATCGTGTCGCGTTCGGCAACGTTGCCGCCGAATGCATGGGCGATACCGCCCTGTGCGTTGATGTCGTCGGCTGCAGCCTGAGCCGCGCCGAGGTCGCGATCCAGCACGCCCACGACCGCACCCTCGCGAACGAATTTGTTGACGATCCCTCGACCGATACCCTGAGCGCCGCCTGTCACAAGCGCGACCTTGCCTTCCAGTTGCTTCGCCATTTCGACTCCTGAATGTCGTCTGATTGATTCACTGATCCTTGAAGCGGCATTCCGGCAGGCCGCGCACACCCGTACCGGTCACGGCGACCAGCGCCCCGGCATTCGGGTTGGCGCTCCTGAGCGCATTCCCGCTGTCGCTGATGCTGGTCACGAAGATCGTGTCGAGAGCCGGCCCGCCGATGGACGGGCAAGTCGGATAGACGGTAGGCAGGTCGATAATCCGGTCCAGCCTGCCGTCGGCGGTGAAGCGGGCCAGTTGTCCCGAGATGACCAGGGCCGTCCAGAGATTGCCTTCGGCATCGATGATGGCGCCGTCGGGGCCCGATTTGAGCGAGGTCGTATCCACGAACAGCGTTCGCTCGCTCAGCGTGCCGGCCGAGGTGTCGTAGCGGTAGCGACGCAGCTGGTGGCTCAAGCTGTCCGAAAAGTACAGATACCGGCCGTCTGGCGAGAAGCATGTCGAGTTCGTGATGCAGATACCGGTCTCCAGCACCTTCAGGTTGCCCTGGCCGTCGAGTTGATACAACTCGCCGACGGGTTCGCGGCGCCCGAGCGCCATCGAACCGAGGACGAGACGGCCTTCGCGATCGACCCGGCCGTCGTTGAGGCGCATGTTCGGGGCCGGGTGCGTCACATCGACGAAGTGCGTGAGCTCGCCGCTATCGACATCGAGAAAATGGAAGCTGTCGACGAGCGCGACGAGCAGGCGACCGCTTTCGCACAATGCGATCGCGCCGATCTGCGAAGGCAATGTCCATTCGCGAACCGTATGCGTCGCCAGCTCGCGCGCCTTCACGAGACACGCGCGGGAATCGATCCAGTACAGGATCTGCTTGCGGTCGTCCCACAGCGGGCATTCGCCCAGCGCGTCACGCGAGTCGCCGCAAATGCTGATGGCGTGATGGGTCATGATGCCTTGCGCGAGTCGCCCGGTTGCGCCGCGCAACGCGCCAGCATGTCGGCACGGGCTTCGTAGAGCGCGTCGTGGGGGCAATGGGCGCCGAGCGGACGACGCGCGGTGCCGAACATGCCGGTTTCGGTCGGGTCCGCGACCGGCGTGCTGCGCGACCAGTCGTAGACCACGGTGCGGGCCGCGACCTTCCATTCGCCATGTCGTTTTTCGAAACGGTCGATATAGCGGCCATACAGCGAGACTTCCGTGACCGTATCGGGCACGACCTGGCGGTCTTCCTGAACCGCGTGGAAATAGCTTTCCGCCAGTGCCTGGTCGCCGTGCAACTCGATCATGATGTTGCCGATCAGGTGGACGCCGCGGCGCGGGGTCCTCAGTACGTCCAGCACCCAATCGCAGAAGCCGGTTGCCGAGCCCTGGTAAGGGCCGTGGCGGTCCGTCGCGTCCGGCCAGTAGGTTGCGCGCAACGCCGCCTCGTCCCGCCGGTCCACGCCTCGGCAATAGCGGTACAGACATTCGCGAATGGCTTCACGGTCGAGCAGATCCTGTACTGCCTGATTCGATACTTCGTTGTGGTCCATATGTTTGCCTGGCTGAAAGAGGGAAATACCGATGCTTTTCTGCTTGCCGCTATTGCTTGACGATGACGGCGTCGAGCACGGCCGCGCCGCGCTCGCGCACGACCAGCGGATTGACGTCGACGCTGATGATCTCCGGGTGGTTCATCGCGAAATCCGACAGTTTGACCATGGCCGTGACCAGGGCATCCATGTCCTTCGGCGCTGCACCACGCCAGCCCTTCAGGAGGGCCGTCGCCTTCACCCGATCGAGCGCCTCGCGTGCGCGCGCAGGCGTGAGCGGGGCGGAAACCAGCGACACGTCCTTGTACAGCTCGGTATTGACGCCGCCGGCACCGACGAGAATCATCGGGCCGAAGGTGGCATCGTTGTTCACGCCGAGGAT
It encodes:
- a CDS encoding SPFH domain-containing protein, with protein sequence MSAPSAPPLGPGAQAVRLSFWFVAALAVLAACAWAGSNIRRIPADSRAVVMRFGAFVRTQDAGLVIAWPQPFESVRLVPGAARVLEQKIRSLDRDPRALVPSASSIARLPDALAGSGYVLTGDGGAVALSAVLYYRVSDPYAYVLQHDRLDAALERIVSASAVEVAATRDLDAILVARPEQLAADRQMAARRERLRGDLADAIARHLRALDAAHAGLGIEVARVDVQPAFPGAAADAFNSVLTSLQLAERTIAEARTAAEQRRQDAQQDADRIVQDARARAAERVATAQTSTLEIRQLEATLRENADPGLLARLYRDRMQRILSKTGRVTTIDPRDTSNLILPGSAH
- the hflC gene encoding protease modulator HflC; this translates as MSLFHSHAHDHAHHGHGRHHHAPHGASPPPGALRLRIAVALLCVLVALAVASFVQVRAGEASVITRFGRPVRVLLEPGLAWRLPAPIDAVTPVDLRLHTTSSGLQDVGTRDGLRIIVEAYVAWRVPADARDIGRFMRAVGNEPDEAARQIRSLVGSALQTTSAGYDLASLVNTDPAQVKIGEFEDTLRRQIDAQLYAAYGVRVAQVGLERLTLPAVTLAATVDRMSAERETVAAQRTADGNREAAQIRSDAERDARIALADANVKAADIEAQSRKDAADIYGKSYAANPHLYTMLRSLDTLNAVVGSNTNLILRTDAAPFRVLVQGPADASGPAAPASGAHKAAR
- a CDS encoding SDR family NAD(P)-dependent oxidoreductase, which produces MQQDLAGRHALVTGAGAGIGKAAALRLAARGAVVGVNDLKEELVEDTVAAVIAAGGRAFPIVKNVSTREGITEAVNAVHARGGRFDILVNNAAWVRYQSVADIAPETMDRMLDIGFKAVVWGIQAAAAVMGEGGAIVNVASTAALRSAAHSIVYSGIKSGILGITRAAAAELGARKIRVNAVCPSAVPTEGTVRNRNEERDARRVATTPLGRLGNVDDIASAIAYLASDDAGFVTAQWLAVDGGITFTNL
- a CDS encoding heavy metal translocating P-type ATPase — translated: MNPLAETSARPAATTAPAGATAPAPAVYALSTDERRTITRQIALALLAGGLLVLSFAWRTLSAGGETLAQMLAALASLIVAGPVFASAWRSLRAPSLHGVTDRLIALAMLAAWAIGDMTTAALLPIVMTFGHALEERSVLGSQEAIRALGRLTAGRVRRIGTDGSIAEVAYDALRAGDRIEVVAGARIPVDGIVYAGASSVDNGPITGESVPLDVDEGSAVYGGALNLDGVLRIEVTHTGEDSTLGKIIALMQHAEQAKPPVTQVLERHMGAYLALVLLIAAIVWFTSANASAMLAVIVAACPCALVLAAPSTAIAGIAVGARHGILFRNAAFLDKIAEVDSLVIDKTGTLTRGELQIRQVWLQPGVDGAQARVLAARLGESSAHPASRALVRDAIASGLAGAAIEPFERTRELRGLGVVAETPDGTAVLGRPALLAEHADALPPPPDDFDGPLVGLVLDGRLLAWFGFADTLRPDAHAALAELRALGVARQTLLTGDLERVARKVAAETGIDTVIAQALPHDKLDYVMREIGAGLHPLVVGDGLNDLLAIKAGSTSIAMGEHGVDIAVASADVVLLGDELRRIPTCIRLGRRCRRTATINAAIGLAWTLAVIALAATGVLGAVWAAILHNVGTFVVIANAGRLLRIDEAGRGG
- a CDS encoding LysR family transcriptional regulator; this translates as MDRLRAMEFFLSISRNKSFSETARQFGIAPASVSRMVLDLENDLKVKLFTRTTRCVTLTEAGIEYAKHVEGILRSIDDAHRSISSITSAPSGTLRVHSRVMFGLGVLPTLITEFSKLYPSIQIELTLSEAPSDLNKDQIDIDFRIAPPIESGIKRRILFRSERHLVVSPGYFIGRSSVTAPEELKNHQCIAYSMPGSGYSWRFRKDGAETEVHFQPRHVTNNGIALLEFARMGEGIVLLDDYTVHKDLISGKLVRLLPEYQVTNSSFEDGMYATIIDSPAIPTKIRLFLDFVASRVSGPELRFSAYESP
- the hflK gene encoding protease modulator HflK, encoding MGQQAEGSDNTPDSPAGRGDALVPVAWAAALLVAALGTLSAVDILPVDLRWCAPLASAWCNVLVVAIGVLLAARPRRRPPEGFAASLASLLVDGLRDAFRRKPASERHDNPWPAIAAAIDWRPWAVTASAALSVAIAALAWQSPSPAMLIRAMAAPEPTLAAGAACIVLAFLTLVAERHHAAAAHASPVSASLMQLLRVALVTALAGALAAAWFAFRHRAADWLVHGVALLNAAVAAELAIRGALSWFAVPRDAVVPTSAIAGLLSRRPSPFASLGAELRHRYGIDLRQSWGWRSFVRLLPGALGATAACAWLLTAVVVLNPQQRAVYERFGAPVAVWQPGLHVGLPWPFGRARIVDNGAVHQVAIAGSASDGGADTPVVPADGPTPERLNRLWDAPHPWETTQVIAGANGDRQNFQIVNADVRVDYRLGPTDADARAALYRTSDPESTVRVNASRELVHYLASHTLESLLETNQAAMAEQLKRAIQQQLDRLQSGVDVIAVVIESVHPPTGAAAAFHDVQAAQIRAQGSVAQARGFAAGLLGNAQQQALTRIAQAEAQAGDTLSSARVQRIDFDADLIAYRLGGPAFPFEYYVDRLQRGLRNAHMTIIDDRLADGTRATVDLRNTPAGDLARIH
- a CDS encoding enoyl-CoA hydratase/isomerase family protein, which produces MSEALGIDTDSVTLEVTDGVAVVTLNRPEVKNALSRAMRRRLIAVFDEISARDDIRCAVLTGAGNTFCSGADLRDRPDPDVPGDFLDHNRWTRETGNAIKECAKPVIAAVNGAALGAGLGLMAACDIMYASENAVFAMPEINVGLAGGASMLRTLFGRSTVRRMFFTGDKLTARDLLRRNVLEDVLPADALMPHVMELARRIAGKSPIALIQAKKAANFTDQMPQREAYRHEQDITMMLSRTEDAREARMAFLEKREPVFKGR